In Candidatus Fermentibacter sp., a single genomic region encodes these proteins:
- a CDS encoding CDP-alcohol phosphatidyltransferase family protein: protein MRQQGAEAFPPDSQAVRWPPVVPALVTGLRMLAAIWVGAMAYYGIEPLALFWIVLGAAATDYLDGWTARRLRRSSFEGKVLDFVADKIFLSVTLLVMARAGWVDTLAAAALSGYHLLVLAATTVVSWGVGKPLVVIPTSEKLVVILSFVLAASAAGSAALPGKAVYSTIAGTAEFLALASTLFGAAGYLRLIRRLLARYAK, encoded by the coding sequence ATGAGGCAGCAGGGCGCTGAGGCCTTCCCGCCGGATTCCCAGGCGGTGCGCTGGCCGCCCGTCGTCCCCGCCCTGGTCACCGGCCTGCGGATGCTGGCCGCCATCTGGGTCGGCGCCATGGCATACTATGGGATCGAACCGCTGGCCCTGTTCTGGATAGTGCTCGGGGCGGCAGCCACCGACTACCTCGACGGGTGGACCGCCCGCAGGCTCCGCAGGTCTTCCTTCGAGGGGAAGGTACTCGACTTCGTAGCCGACAAGATATTCCTGTCCGTGACCCTGCTGGTGATGGCCAGGGCGGGATGGGTGGACACACTCGCGGCGGCTGCCCTGTCGGGGTACCACCTGCTGGTGCTCGCGGCCACCACGGTGGTCTCCTGGGGCGTGGGCAAGCCGCTCGTCGTCATCCCGACCAGCGAGAAGCTCGTGGTGATCCTGAGCTTCGTCCTTGCCGCGAGTGCCGCCGGATCGGCCGCCCTTCCGGGAAAGGCCGTATACTCCACCATTGCCGGAACCGCCGAGTTCCTGGCGCTGGCTTCGACCCTGTTCGGGGCGGCCGGCTATCTGAGGCTCATCAGACGGCTGCTCGCGAGGTACGCGAAATGA
- a CDS encoding glycosyltransferase family 9 protein — protein MLLVRVPNWLGDLVMSMEALSGLSRSPGGMGFWAHGRISGLLPVMFPGVPVIDSRSLPRRGDYSRLLLLTDSFRSAWMGFRSGIPERIGHAGQMRDLLLSRRIVPPAGRGHHHSLDFERLAREAGSEPAPVEIPDLEPGSPPHIAVFPGAAFGPAKRWHGFAEAARIVSSRTGLPAVFYGSAGEAPLLSEICSASGGGARTAAGLSYPLLCAALAGSRTAIGNDSGGMHLAALLGVPSVVVFGSTSPAWTAPSGRRVTTVRAAGYACSPCFRKRCPEGGAPPCLGSITVEEVANAASAMLGTGP, from the coding sequence GTGCTCCTGGTCAGAGTCCCCAACTGGCTTGGTGATCTCGTGATGAGCATGGAGGCCCTGTCCGGCCTGTCGAGGAGTCCCGGAGGCATGGGGTTCTGGGCGCACGGCAGGATTTCGGGCCTCCTTCCCGTGATGTTCCCGGGCGTCCCCGTCATCGATTCGCGATCCCTGCCTCGCCGTGGAGACTATTCGCGCCTGCTGCTCCTCACCGACTCCTTCAGATCGGCCTGGATGGGATTCAGATCGGGCATCCCGGAGAGGATCGGCCATGCCGGGCAGATGAGGGACCTCCTCCTGTCGAGGCGCATTGTCCCTCCCGCCGGCAGAGGGCACCACCACAGCCTGGACTTCGAGCGTCTGGCCCGCGAGGCCGGTTCCGAGCCCGCACCGGTGGAGATACCTGACCTCGAGCCGGGTTCGCCTCCGCACATCGCAGTCTTCCCCGGAGCGGCGTTCGGACCGGCCAAGAGGTGGCACGGCTTTGCCGAAGCCGCCCGGATCGTCTCGTCCCGCACCGGGCTCCCGGCGGTGTTCTACGGCAGCGCCGGGGAGGCCCCCCTGCTCTCGGAGATCTGCAGCGCCTCGGGCGGCGGAGCCCGGACTGCGGCCGGCCTCTCCTATCCGCTGTTGTGCGCGGCGCTCGCAGGCTCGCGCACAGCCATCGGCAACGATTCCGGAGGGATGCACCTCGCAGCACTCCTGGGAGTCCCGTCCGTCGTGGTGTTCGGTTCGACCTCCCCGGCGTGGACGGCCCCATCCGGGAGGAGAGTGACGACGGTGCGTGCGGCCGGATACGCATGTTCGCCATGCTTCCGGAAACGCTGCCCCGAAGGCGGCGCTCCGCCCTGCCTCGGATCGATCACGGTCGAGGAGGTGGCGAACGCCGCCTCGGCGATGCTCGGGACCGGCCCGTGA
- a CDS encoding radical SAM protein, protein MMGFDALLGILGRRRPVNVMISITDRCPSRCAYCQIPEQGRPDLPTAVWIDLVSQMARAGTRRIGVWGGEPLSRPDIAEICGHARSLGIYVSLDSNGYLVPSRPEVLGAIDHLVLAYDGPEEAHDANRQPGSHAKVMAAMDAAAGRVRLWSITVLTRNNIGHIDHILSEAGRRGFLATFQTLHHNDKLGRNPSGMMPSAEEYREAFRHLLERKREGAPIANSPRYLKSLAAWPDYRSTRLAGAFHGVSCRAARMYCNVDVDGRVYPCSLLMGLSDGAPDAVEVGFDRAFRALGPLPCQACVAGCYTEYNYLYGLSVPVALDWFASVRRTDRVMAEAAARRPLRKTEN, encoded by the coding sequence ATGATGGGTTTCGATGCTCTCCTGGGCATCCTCGGGAGACGCAGACCGGTCAATGTGATGATCTCCATCACGGACCGCTGCCCGAGCAGATGCGCCTACTGCCAGATCCCCGAGCAGGGCCGGCCGGATCTGCCCACAGCCGTCTGGATCGACCTCGTCTCGCAGATGGCCCGGGCGGGCACGAGGCGCATCGGGGTATGGGGCGGCGAACCCCTCTCGCGGCCCGACATTGCGGAGATCTGCGGGCATGCCAGGAGCCTCGGGATCTATGTCAGCCTCGACTCCAACGGATACCTCGTGCCGTCTCGGCCCGAAGTGCTCGGCGCCATCGACCATCTCGTGCTCGCATACGACGGTCCCGAGGAGGCCCACGACGCCAACAGGCAGCCCGGCAGCCACGCCAAGGTCATGGCCGCGATGGATGCCGCCGCGGGCAGGGTCAGGCTCTGGTCGATCACCGTCTTGACCCGCAACAACATCGGCCACATCGACCACATACTGTCCGAGGCCGGGAGGCGCGGGTTCCTCGCCACCTTCCAGACCCTCCACCACAACGACAAGCTCGGGAGGAACCCCTCCGGCATGATGCCCTCCGCGGAGGAGTACAGGGAGGCCTTCAGGCACCTCCTCGAGAGGAAGAGGGAGGGCGCTCCGATAGCCAATTCGCCGCGATACCTGAAGAGCCTTGCGGCATGGCCCGACTACCGCTCCACGAGGCTCGCCGGAGCCTTCCACGGGGTGTCCTGCAGGGCCGCGAGGATGTACTGCAACGTCGACGTCGACGGCCGCGTCTACCCGTGCTCCCTCCTGATGGGACTCTCTGACGGCGCCCCGGATGCCGTCGAAGTGGGCTTCGACCGCGCCTTCAGAGCCCTGGGCCCCCTCCCCTGCCAGGCCTGCGTGGCGGGATGCTATACCGAATACAACTACCTGTACGGCCTCTCCGTGCCGGTCGCGCTCGACTGGTTCGCATCGGTGAGGAGGACCGACAGGGTCATGGCGGAGGCCGCCGCCAGACGGCCCTTGCGAAAGACGGAGAACTAG
- a CDS encoding sulfatase encodes MKTTARLLPLLSALAFLCACGGEPEGPSVVLVVIDTFRADHVSFLGYGRPTTPVLDSLAMSGASWTEFRAQTSWTLPAFASILTGLTPREHMAGRRDGVFYGLDPALPTIQRIFGDAGYGTAAFLNVIFLDEDFGFHVGFDTFDCAGLSDRMSQRGAGETVDLFLSWLDGTGGGRPFLAVVHFYDPHMPYDPPAPYSGMFTDPAYQGPCDSAWGTVPQLLAVNRGVDSLPADGLFNLIALYDGEIAYSDAQLGRLLAGLRERGLAGSTVVAVTGDHGEEFLEHGCIEHGVSLYDESVRVPLVISGPGVQPGSSAAPASQVDILPTLAALCGLESPPGRPGLDLFAAGGEPPDRRVFASGVLWRDADLASCTASGRKVIFDTGSGGSVTFDLMSDPGEVSPLVADSLLLSEALTYWATPAAGAPAVVDFAETVGRTLRDLGYIR; translated from the coding sequence GTGAAGACTACGGCCCGTCTCCTGCCGCTGCTTTCGGCGCTCGCCTTCCTCTGTGCATGCGGAGGAGAGCCGGAGGGACCCAGCGTGGTGCTGGTCGTGATCGACACCTTCCGGGCCGATCACGTCTCCTTCCTCGGCTACGGGCGGCCCACGACCCCCGTCCTGGACAGCCTGGCGATGTCCGGCGCCTCCTGGACGGAATTCCGTGCCCAGACCTCCTGGACCCTGCCCGCCTTCGCCTCGATACTCACCGGCCTCACCCCGAGAGAGCACATGGCCGGCCGCAGGGACGGGGTCTTCTACGGGCTCGATCCGGCCCTTCCCACCATCCAGCGCATCTTCGGCGACGCGGGCTACGGCACTGCGGCATTCCTCAACGTGATCTTCCTGGACGAGGACTTCGGATTCCACGTGGGTTTCGACACGTTCGACTGTGCCGGACTCAGCGACCGCATGTCGCAGAGGGGGGCGGGCGAGACGGTCGACCTCTTCCTGTCCTGGCTGGACGGGACCGGAGGCGGCCGCCCCTTCCTCGCCGTTGTCCACTTCTACGATCCGCACATGCCCTACGATCCCCCCGCGCCGTACTCGGGGATGTTCACCGACCCGGCCTACCAGGGGCCCTGCGATTCGGCCTGGGGTACCGTTCCGCAGCTCCTGGCGGTCAACCGGGGGGTCGACTCCCTGCCCGCCGACGGGCTCTTCAATCTCATCGCCCTCTACGACGGGGAGATAGCCTATTCCGACGCCCAGCTCGGGAGGCTGCTGGCCGGTCTGAGGGAGAGGGGACTCGCCGGGAGCACTGTCGTGGCAGTGACCGGCGACCATGGCGAGGAATTCCTGGAGCACGGGTGCATCGAACACGGGGTGAGCCTCTACGACGAATCGGTCCGCGTCCCGCTGGTGATCTCCGGTCCCGGGGTGCAGCCCGGATCTTCGGCCGCCCCGGCGTCGCAGGTGGACATCCTTCCGACCCTTGCCGCGCTGTGCGGGCTGGAATCGCCTCCAGGGCGCCCGGGACTGGATCTGTTCGCCGCCGGGGGAGAGCCGCCCGACAGGCGGGTGTTCGCCAGCGGAGTGCTCTGGAGGGACGCCGATCTCGCATCGTGCACGGCCTCCGGGAGAAAGGTCATATTCGACACCGGGTCCGGCGGCTCCGTGACCTTCGACCTGATGTCCGACCCCGGCGAGGTCTCCCCGCTCGTTGCCGATTCGCTGCTGCTCTCGGAGGCGCTTACGTACTGGGCGACACCGGCAGCCGGGGCGCCGGCGGTCGTGGATTTCGCCGAGACCGTGGGAAGGACCCTCCGCGATCTCGGCTACATAAGGTGA
- a CDS encoding DNA polymerase: MKLLLVDSMGMLYRGHFAMSRNPLRAPDGMVTSGLHHLLTETITLLARLSPDAAAAAFDSHEPGFRNELFPEYKANRPETPAELVDQALAAPALLRALGISTLEEPGWEADDLIASAARGAEASGWDVIVLSADKDLLQLVSDRVSVIRPGRPGKPQETVGPDRVEEVAGAPPAHIADLLALAGDSSDNVPGARGVGPKTASMLVREFGSIEDIYAHLDSVEPGSLRRKLLESRDSVAMSLELVRLRYDAPGTGDPSSFLLRPPGAESAPVLERFGMRALAAKLGLRSAPGEPSPTSPGMEEPRVEPSGDAAGLIRLLSEGSTPFVEFSPAPSIHRAPGEIAVSGDGEGEDWFFETAGEETPPAGIAAILGSGRFLCRDSKSFLHAAWSMGVRPEPPAGDLGLAAYVLDPGSPGDSAGGHARASCSSARLGLRTLRTLEDRISSDPSLSSIYRDLELPLSAVLAGMERRGVSLDTANLAEMRKGLLSELEGIEAEASKLIGTRVNLRSPAQISAILFDRLGLPRLGKTGRGADSSDGTVLQNLAGAHPFVGIVSEHREVSKLLSTYVDRLPSFVSPDTGLVHTSFNQAVTATGRLSSSDPNLQNIPIRTERGRTLRKCFRAPGRGEVLVSADYSQIELRLLAHLAGEGRLRQAYMEDADIHAMTALAVFGSSGPEQRRRAKEVNFSIVYGVSAHGLAQRLGLDRSSAAVIINRYFDAYPEIDSFLRACISTAESTGETRTILGRRRSFAGLAAAKGTARKAMERMAVNTTVQGSAADLMKLAMLRAAKRLGDEVPGSGLVLQVHDEMVASCPGDLAGRVALILKESMEGAMDLEVPLRAETGWGADWLAAHA, translated from the coding sequence GTGAAGCTCCTTCTGGTCGACAGCATGGGCATGCTCTACCGGGGCCACTTCGCCATGTCGCGCAATCCTCTTCGGGCACCCGACGGGATGGTGACGAGCGGGCTCCACCATCTCCTGACCGAGACGATCACGCTGCTCGCCCGGCTCTCGCCGGATGCCGCCGCCGCCGCCTTCGACTCGCACGAACCGGGCTTCAGGAACGAGCTCTTCCCGGAGTACAAGGCCAACCGCCCCGAAACCCCCGCGGAGCTGGTCGACCAGGCGCTGGCGGCTCCCGCCCTCCTGCGGGCCCTGGGCATCAGCACGCTGGAGGAACCCGGCTGGGAGGCCGACGACCTCATCGCATCGGCAGCAAGGGGCGCGGAGGCATCCGGCTGGGACGTGATCGTACTCTCGGCCGACAAGGACCTCCTCCAGCTCGTTTCCGACAGGGTGTCGGTCATCAGGCCGGGGCGCCCCGGAAAGCCACAGGAGACCGTCGGTCCCGACCGGGTCGAGGAGGTCGCCGGTGCTCCGCCGGCGCACATAGCCGACCTCCTGGCCCTCGCGGGGGACTCCTCCGACAACGTGCCCGGAGCCAGGGGGGTGGGACCGAAGACCGCGTCCATGCTGGTGAGGGAATTCGGCTCGATCGAGGACATCTATGCGCATCTGGATTCCGTGGAGCCCGGGTCGCTGAGACGGAAGCTCCTCGAATCGAGGGACTCGGTTGCGATGAGCCTGGAACTGGTCAGGCTCAGATACGACGCCCCGGGCACCGGTGACCCCTCCTCGTTCCTGCTGCGCCCGCCGGGTGCGGAATCGGCCCCCGTCCTGGAACGCTTCGGCATGAGGGCGCTAGCGGCGAAACTCGGGCTGCGGTCCGCGCCGGGAGAGCCTTCCCCGACCTCCCCGGGCATGGAGGAGCCGCGGGTGGAACCCTCCGGTGACGCCGCCGGGCTCATCCGCCTCCTCTCGGAAGGATCGACCCCCTTCGTGGAGTTCTCCCCGGCGCCATCCATCCACCGCGCGCCAGGCGAAATCGCGGTCTCGGGCGACGGGGAGGGGGAGGACTGGTTCTTCGAGACAGCCGGGGAGGAGACGCCTCCCGCCGGGATCGCAGCGATACTCGGCTCGGGGCGCTTTCTCTGCCGCGACTCCAAGAGCTTCCTGCACGCGGCATGGAGCATGGGTGTCCGCCCGGAACCCCCCGCCGGCGACCTCGGTCTTGCTGCCTACGTCCTCGATCCCGGGTCACCCGGAGACTCCGCCGGCGGGCACGCCCGGGCTTCCTGCAGCTCGGCGCGCCTCGGCCTCCGAACCCTCAGGACCCTGGAGGACCGGATCTCCAGCGATCCATCCCTTTCGAGCATCTATCGCGACCTGGAACTCCCGCTCTCGGCCGTTCTCGCGGGGATGGAACGGCGGGGAGTCTCCCTGGACACGGCGAACCTCGCGGAGATGAGGAAGGGCCTGCTCTCGGAACTCGAAGGGATCGAGGCGGAAGCCTCGAAGCTCATCGGCACCCGGGTCAACCTGCGGAGCCCCGCCCAGATATCGGCCATCCTCTTCGACAGGCTGGGCCTCCCCAGGCTCGGGAAGACCGGCAGGGGGGCGGACTCCTCGGACGGTACGGTGCTCCAGAACCTTGCAGGAGCGCATCCCTTCGTGGGTATCGTTTCGGAACACAGGGAGGTTTCCAAGCTCCTCTCGACATACGTCGACAGGCTGCCTTCGTTCGTCTCGCCCGACACCGGGCTCGTGCACACCTCCTTCAACCAGGCCGTCACGGCCACCGGGAGGCTGAGCTCCAGCGACCCGAACCTCCAGAACATCCCGATCCGCACCGAGAGGGGAAGGACCCTCAGGAAGTGCTTCAGGGCCCCCGGGCGCGGGGAAGTGCTGGTGAGTGCGGACTATTCACAGATCGAACTCAGGCTCCTGGCCCACCTGGCCGGCGAAGGGCGGCTGAGGCAGGCCTACATGGAGGATGCCGACATCCATGCCATGACCGCCCTGGCCGTTTTCGGCTCGTCCGGTCCCGAGCAGAGGCGCAGGGCGAAGGAGGTCAACTTCTCGATAGTCTACGGCGTCAGCGCCCACGGGCTGGCGCAGAGGCTGGGCCTGGACAGGTCCTCGGCGGCGGTGATAATCAACCGGTACTTCGACGCCTATCCGGAGATCGACTCGTTCCTCAGGGCCTGCATATCCACGGCGGAGTCGACTGGGGAGACGAGGACGATACTCGGCAGGAGGAGGTCGTTCGCCGGCCTGGCGGCTGCGAAGGGTACGGCCAGGAAGGCCATGGAGAGGATGGCGGTGAACACGACCGTCCAGGGTTCGGCTGCCGACCTGATGAAGCTGGCCATGCTGCGGGCCGCGAAGCGCCTCGGGGACGAGGTGCCGGGGTCGGGGCTGGTCCTGCAGGTCCACGACGAGATGGTGGCATCCTGCCCCGGGGACCTGGCCGGCAGGGTGGCCCTGATCCTGAAGGAGTCCATGGAGGGCGCCATGGATCTCGAAGTACCTCTCAGGGCCGAGACGGGCTGGGGTGCGGACTGGCTGGCCGCCCATGCCTGA
- a CDS encoding dTDP-4-dehydrorhamnose 3,5-epimerase family protein, with amino-acid sequence MDSRAGAGIDGLLTVDAPFFPDDRGSFSEVFRSSWFGGVFGGDLQVNCTRSRSGVLRGLHYHLRQHDLWIPVDGEMLAGFIDLRPGSPTLGVSTSLPLSAGSGSSVLIPPGVAHGYLALTDCSMVYVVNALYDGSDEYGTAWNDPENGIDWGVVDPVLSGRDSSNPPLSSAGPLAFRRKTGI; translated from the coding sequence TTGGACAGCAGAGCCGGGGCCGGGATAGACGGCCTCCTCACGGTGGACGCACCCTTCTTCCCCGACGACCGGGGGAGCTTCAGCGAGGTCTTCCGCTCCTCCTGGTTCGGGGGGGTCTTCGGCGGCGACCTGCAGGTGAACTGCACGAGATCGAGATCGGGGGTCCTGCGGGGCCTCCACTATCATCTCAGGCAGCACGACCTCTGGATTCCCGTCGATGGCGAGATGCTTGCCGGCTTCATCGACCTGAGACCCGGATCTCCCACTCTCGGAGTTTCGACGAGCCTGCCGCTCTCCGCCGGTTCGGGCTCGTCGGTGCTGATACCCCCGGGGGTCGCGCACGGATACCTCGCGCTGACCGACTGCTCGATGGTCTATGTGGTCAACGCCCTCTACGACGGCAGCGACGAGTACGGCACGGCATGGAACGACCCGGAGAACGGTATCGACTGGGGTGTCGTCGATCCCGTGCTCAGCGGACGCGATTCCTCGAACCCGCCTCTCTCGTCTGCGGGCCCGCTGGCCTTCAGGAGGAAAACAGGCATATGA
- a CDS encoding CoA-binding protein: MAGILGHLAGIDDPGVVVFGITGKQGQSTTRVMTGYGTRVLAGVTPGKGGQEVDGIPVFDSCADAVSAVPGLNSAVFFVPAGAVLQATREASSAGIRFMVHTADGVASHDAALMREMSVDGGFRIVGPNTVGMLDTSGCLFGLIGGGASWARKNYLPGCVGIISRSGGLSQLLGAFHCRPHLPGPLPGGGYGELWGDTGPGVSAVICVGGDPVPGTTLLEAALAFEADPRTKVIAGYGETGTSQENELAEAVAGGMITKPVVLFLGGRFTEAGVSQSHAGAMIRCEAETWAAKHEALVAAGVTVVDRPDAVFGSVAGVLGLV; the protein is encoded by the coding sequence ATGGCTGGCATTCTCGGACACCTTGCAGGAATCGACGACCCCGGCGTGGTCGTCTTCGGGATAACGGGCAAGCAGGGCCAGAGCACAACCAGGGTGATGACGGGATACGGCACCAGGGTGCTCGCCGGAGTCACCCCCGGCAAGGGCGGCCAGGAGGTCGACGGCATACCGGTGTTCGATTCCTGCGCCGATGCCGTCTCCGCGGTTCCCGGCCTGAACTCGGCCGTGTTCTTCGTCCCGGCCGGAGCCGTTCTGCAGGCCACGCGGGAGGCATCCTCGGCCGGGATACGCTTCATGGTCCACACCGCCGACGGAGTCGCTTCGCACGATGCCGCGCTCATGCGCGAGATGTCGGTCGACGGCGGCTTCAGGATCGTCGGACCCAACACGGTCGGCATGCTCGACACGTCGGGCTGCCTCTTCGGGCTCATCGGGGGCGGGGCATCGTGGGCCAGGAAGAACTACCTCCCTGGCTGCGTGGGGATCATCTCGCGCTCGGGGGGGCTCTCCCAGCTCCTGGGCGCCTTCCACTGCAGGCCCCATCTCCCCGGTCCCCTCCCGGGCGGGGGATACGGCGAGCTCTGGGGCGACACCGGGCCCGGGGTCTCGGCGGTCATCTGCGTAGGGGGGGATCCCGTGCCGGGGACCACCCTGCTCGAGGCGGCGCTGGCCTTCGAGGCCGATCCGCGCACGAAGGTCATCGCCGGCTACGGCGAGACCGGGACCTCGCAGGAGAACGAACTCGCGGAGGCGGTGGCGGGCGGTATGATCACCAAGCCCGTAGTGCTCTTCCTCGGCGGCAGGTTCACCGAGGCGGGGGTTTCGCAGAGCCATGCCGGCGCGATGATCCGGTGCGAGGCCGAGACATGGGCTGCCAAGCACGAGGCCCTGGTAGCCGCCGGTGTCACCGTGGTGGACAGGCCGGATGCGGTGTTCGGGTCGGTCGCGGGAGTCCTGGGGCTGGTCTGA
- the nth gene encoding endonuclease III → MRASERAVEIVRILSEEYPDARCMLEYGKVPYRLLLSTIMSAQTTDEAVNRVSPALWESYPDLGSLAGAPRPEVERIIHPLGFFRAKSASIQGAAAWLLENTGGRVPESFDDLLRIPGVGRKTANVVRAELYGLPALIVDTHVKRLSFRLGLTASDDPVRIETDLEKLVPPRSRTLFSHSVGFHGRRVCTARKPSCAACVLASLCPRKGLA, encoded by the coding sequence GTGAGAGCAAGCGAGAGAGCCGTCGAGATCGTGCGGATCCTGTCGGAGGAGTACCCCGACGCCCGCTGCATGCTCGAATACGGGAAGGTGCCCTACCGGCTACTGCTGTCCACGATAATGTCCGCACAGACCACCGACGAGGCGGTCAACAGGGTCTCTCCCGCCCTCTGGGAGTCCTATCCCGACCTCGGGAGCCTGGCCGGGGCGCCGAGGCCCGAGGTGGAACGGATCATCCACCCGCTGGGCTTCTTCCGGGCCAAGTCCGCCTCCATCCAGGGGGCCGCGGCATGGCTCCTAGAGAACACGGGCGGCCGCGTCCCCGAGTCGTTCGACGACCTGCTCAGGATCCCCGGCGTCGGAAGGAAGACGGCCAACGTGGTGAGGGCCGAGCTCTACGGGCTGCCCGCCCTGATAGTGGACACGCACGTGAAGAGGCTCTCCTTCAGGCTGGGTCTCACTGCCTCGGATGATCCCGTCAGGATCGAGACGGACCTCGAGAAGCTGGTCCCGCCCCGTTCGAGGACTCTCTTCAGCCATTCCGTAGGCTTCCACGGCAGGAGGGTCTGCACGGCCCGGAAGCCATCCTGCGCCGCATGCGTGCTCGCATCGCTCTGCCCCAGGAAGGGTCTCGCATAG
- a CDS encoding sodium ion-translocating decarboxylase subunit beta, translated as MNWGLYLPSPGEAAMIAFGLALIGFAVRKGYEPLLLLPIGLGMVLVNLPLSPMREAHSFLGLLYQYGISNELFPLLIFVAIGAMLDFKPLLERPWLVVFGAAGQVGIFGALLAALIAGFPLFEAASIGVIGTADGPTSIVVASRLAPRIVGSVTLAAYSYMALVPLIQPPIMRLMTTRRERAVRMPTSETGVPPVLLKIFPYTIILISAMLSPLSIPLIGTLMFGNILATSGATESLAASARNTLASLVTLFLGIAVGSTMRADIFLQTETLLIFGLGLLAFIVSTAFGVGMGKILHALGVRVNPLIGAAGLSSFPMSARLVQQLGREEDKGNFLLMHAVSANVSGQIGSVLAGGVLLDLCIRTGDTTGVSEGLSILAGGMGKVLLGLVMIGLTVQVMKGVSRLRRKSGAEGGT; from the coding sequence ATGAACTGGGGTCTCTATCTCCCGAGTCCGGGCGAGGCCGCGATGATAGCCTTCGGCCTGGCTCTGATAGGTTTCGCCGTCAGGAAGGGATACGAGCCTCTCCTGCTGCTCCCGATCGGGCTCGGGATGGTCCTCGTGAACCTCCCCCTCTCGCCCATGAGGGAGGCCCATTCCTTCCTGGGGCTCCTCTACCAGTACGGCATCTCCAACGAGCTGTTCCCCCTCCTGATATTCGTCGCGATAGGGGCCATGCTCGACTTCAAGCCCCTTCTCGAGAGGCCCTGGCTCGTGGTCTTCGGCGCGGCCGGCCAGGTGGGGATCTTCGGTGCCCTCCTCGCCGCTCTCATTGCGGGGTTCCCGCTCTTCGAGGCCGCGTCCATAGGCGTCATCGGCACCGCGGACGGCCCGACCTCCATCGTGGTGGCGTCGAGGCTGGCCCCGCGCATAGTCGGGTCGGTCACCCTGGCGGCCTACTCCTACATGGCCCTGGTGCCTCTCATCCAGCCCCCGATCATGAGGCTGATGACCACCCGCAGGGAGCGGGCGGTGAGGATGCCGACATCGGAGACCGGAGTGCCGCCGGTCCTTCTCAAGATCTTCCCATACACCATCATCCTCATCAGCGCCATGCTCAGCCCCCTGAGCATCCCCCTGATAGGCACACTGATGTTCGGCAACATCCTCGCCACCTCCGGCGCCACGGAGAGCCTCGCGGCTTCGGCCCGCAACACGCTCGCCAGCCTAGTGACCCTGTTCCTCGGGATCGCAGTGGGCTCCACCATGCGGGCGGACATCTTCCTTCAGACGGAGACCCTCCTGATCTTCGGGCTCGGGCTCCTGGCCTTCATCGTCTCGACCGCGTTCGGCGTGGGCATGGGCAAGATCCTCCATGCCCTCGGCGTCAGGGTGAACCCCCTGATCGGGGCCGCCGGCCTCTCGTCCTTCCCCATGTCCGCAAGGCTGGTCCAGCAGCTCGGACGGGAGGAGGACAAGGGCAACTTCCTGCTCATGCACGCCGTCAGCGCCAATGTCTCCGGACAGATCGGATCGGTCCTGGCAGGCGGGGTCCTGCTGGATCTCTGCATCCGTACCGGCGACACCACCGGTGTCTCGGAGGGTCTGTCGATACTGGCGGGAGGAATGGGCAAGGTCCTGCTCGGGCTGGTGATGATCGGGCTGACCGTACAGGTGATGAAGGGCGTCTCGCGTCTGAGGAGGAAGTCTGGTGCCGAAGGGGGGACTTGA
- a CDS encoding GNAT family N-acetyltransferase: MSDTGHAYQIRILERRDLLGFLSGHLLGFALDDFFDGAYLGAFDESGEPAGFIFTGHEREEGEVLIGIPHAVGNPPGARELEAALVREAVRSALTRARSVLAAVYSDQAREDMTRLQEIYRGAGFRFLRDSTILSRSLSGVQPPGIAPESIGLGRTGQARMAAIARDCAGRTPWAEIDFDGYLTAWSSGARFDPELFRVVMQDGEPAGVMMARLDSLDAKEGAFYFLGVLPRFRRRGLGTAILLTGLSMLAERGCTRTRQTVPASDGPALMLLERAGYQVTEWARYFQLERT, translated from the coding sequence GTGAGCGACACCGGTCATGCATACCAGATCAGGATCCTCGAGAGGAGGGACCTTCTCGGCTTCCTCTCCGGACATCTCCTCGGCTTCGCTCTCGACGACTTCTTCGACGGGGCCTACCTGGGAGCGTTCGACGAGTCGGGGGAACCCGCGGGCTTCATCTTCACGGGACACGAACGCGAGGAGGGGGAGGTCCTGATCGGGATACCCCACGCCGTAGGGAACCCCCCGGGAGCGAGGGAGCTCGAGGCCGCCCTGGTGCGCGAAGCGGTGAGATCGGCATTGACCAGGGCCAGGAGCGTCCTCGCGGCCGTCTATTCCGATCAGGCGCGGGAGGACATGACGAGGCTGCAGGAGATCTACAGGGGCGCCGGGTTCAGATTCCTTCGCGACAGCACGATCCTGTCCCGGTCGCTCTCGGGGGTGCAGCCTCCCGGCATCGCACCGGAATCCATCGGCCTGGGGAGGACCGGACAGGCGAGGATGGCGGCCATCGCGAGGGACTGCGCCGGCAGGACCCCCTGGGCGGAGATCGACTTCGACGGCTATCTCACGGCCTGGAGCTCGGGCGCCAGGTTCGATCCCGAGCTGTTCAGGGTCGTGATGCAGGATGGCGAGCCGGCCGGAGTGATGATGGCCCGCCTCGACAGCCTCGACGCGAAGGAGGGCGCCTTCTACTTCCTCGGCGTCCTGCCCCGCTTCAGGAGGCGGGGGCTCGGGACGGCCATACTGCTGACCGGTCTGTCCATGCTCGCGGAAAGGGGCTGCACGAGGACGAGGCAGACCGTCCCGGCAAGCGACGGACCCGCGCTCATGCTGCTCGAGAGGGCCGGATACCAGGTCACGGAATGGGCGAGGTACTTCCAGCTCGAAAGGACCTGA